Genomic segment of Candidatus Aminicenantes bacterium:
CAGGGCCAGCGAGCTCATGCCCCATAAGCCCCGATAGTTCGAAGGCGCCATCTTACTCGGCCCTCGCTTGGTTCACTTCCGGCGGCGGGAGACGCGGGAAAACCCTATTATCACCATAATGATAATGCCGATGACGAACAGTTCCATTAGGCCTATCATACGAATCTCCTATCGCCCCTATCTTACCAGATAGGGGTCAGGTCTTAAGATATAAGTTTTCTCGCCTTTGTCGCTTATCAACCGTCAACAAATGAAGCCGAAACTTATATCTTAAGACCTGACCCCTGCCCCTATTTGAATTGCCGCGGGAAGCCGTTTTCGATAAAATATGCCTCCCTTCCGTATGAAGGCCCACTTCCGCAAAGGACGACAGCCATGAAAAAAGCCCTGGTTTGCGGCGCCGGCGGGTTCATCGCCTCCCACCTCGCCAAGCGCCTGAAAAAAGACAAATATTGGGTCCGCGGTGTGGACATCAAGTACCCCGAGTACTCGGCCACGGCCGCCGATGAATTCCTTCTCCTCGATCTGCGCCAAGAGGCCAGCAGCCGGGCCGCCCTGGCCCTGCCCCCCGCCTACGCCCAGGCCGGGCCCTCCGCCCCGCCCGCCGGCCCCTTCGACTTGGTCTTCCAACTGGCCGCCGACATGGGCGGGATGGGCTTCATCCACTCGGCCGAATGCGAGATCATGCGCAACAGCGCCCTGATCAACATCCACATGTCCCACGCCGCGGCCGAAGCCGGGGCCAAACGCTACTTCTTCTCCTCATCGGCCTGCGTGTACCGCGACATGCGCAAAGACGAGGACGAGCTGACCGAGCTCCAAGCCTACCCCGCCCTGCCCGACAACGAATACGGCTGGGAAAAGCTTTACGCCGAGCGGATGGCCATGGCCTACGGGCGCCGCTCGGGCATGATCATCCGGCTGGCCCGCTTTCAGAATACCTACGGCCCCGAGGGTACCTGGCACGGCGGCCGCGAGAAAGCCCCCGCCGCCCTCTGCCGCAAGATCGCCGAGGCCCC
This window contains:
- a CDS encoding NAD-dependent epimerase/dehydratase family protein; translation: MKKALVCGAGGFIASHLAKRLKKDKYWVRGVDIKYPEYSATAADEFLLLDLRQEASSRAALALPPAYAQAGPSAPPAGPFDLVFQLAADMGGMGFIHSAECEIMRNSALINIHMSHAAAEAGAKRYFFSSSACVYRDMRKDEDELTELQAYPALPDNEYGWEKLYAERMAMAYGRRSGMIIRLARFQNTYGPEGTWHGGREKAPAALCRKIAEAPDGGTIEVWGDGSAMRAYTYIDDLVDGIVRLMASDLEDGVNIGRPEYVSVDELVQTVAAASGKTIHMKHIAGPVGVKARNFTNARIRSTGWESKFSLREGIARTYPWIEAQVKAAKK